TCTATTCTTCGTTTCGCGGGATGATGGATGTACTGTATGTCATTGGTGATAAATTGGTTATGAACATTTCATTGATTCTAACTGAATATCACATTGTTTACTAAATTTATAATAGTCTATAAATTATTGTTGGCTTAATGTGTCTCGATACCCTACAATTATCTCCGAAGATTAGTAAATTTACGTCGACTTATAACAAAGGATAAAAGATGGGATTCACGAATCCCTTTCGACCCGGCGCAGGCCACATGCCTCCTTACTTGGCGGGAAGGCGGGAAGAACAGAAGGAATTCAAGAAGCTCCTCAATCAAAATATCATTCTGCAGAACCTCATATTGACTGGGTTGCGGGGAGTAGGAAAGACGTGCCTGCTGGAGACGTTTAAACCCACGGCCATTCAGGAGAGGTGGCTCTGGGTCGGGGCGGATTTATCTGAATCAGCAAGCGTGACTGAACGGACCATGGCGTCACGAGTGTTGACAGATCTTTCGGCGCTTACATCATCGATCACCATCAGGCACGAGTCTTCAGCCGATATCGGCTTCCACAGCAGTACCGATCAGCGACCGGTAACGATGAATTATGAGATGCTGACTCAGTTTTATGACAGGACCCCCGGATTGGCTTCAGACAAACTCAAGGCGGTATTGGAATTCACTTGGCAATGTATCAAAGATCAGACCCGTTCGGGGATCATCTTTGCTTTTGACGAGGCGCAGAATCTCGCTGATCATGCTGAGAGTAATCAATACCCCCTCTCAACTCTACTGGACGTGTTTCAATCCATTCAAAAGAAGGAAATCCCGTTCATGCTGGCCCTGACAGGCCTTCCAACCTTGTTTCCAAAACTTGTCGAAGCACGCACATATTCTGAAAGAATGTTTCGAATTGTGTTCTTGGACAAGCTTCAGGGTAAAGACATACTCGATGCAATTCAAATTCCGATCCAGGAAGCAAATTGCCCGGTGAGGTTTAATGAGCTGTCTGTCAAGACGATTGCTGAACTCTCTGGTGGGTACCCCTACTTCATCCAGTTCATTTGTAGGGAAGTCTATGATGTCTTCATCCAACAGTTGGACTCTGGAAAGGATGCAAAAGTTCCGATCTCGGAGATCGAAAGGAAACTCGATTCAGACTTCTTTGCAGGACGCTGGGCAAGGGCCACAGACAGGCAACGAGATCTTCTTCATGTGGCTGCAGAGTTGGAGAACTCCGCCGAGGAGTTCACAGTCGCTGAACTGGTAGAAAAGTCCAATTCCATGCTCAAAAAACCGTTTGGTAGCAGCCAAGTGAATCAAATGCTCAGCCATCTGTGTGATTTGGGATTGGTTTACAAGAACAGGCGAGGTCGTTATTCATTCGCGGTCCCACTGCTGGACAGGTTCATTTCTAGACAGGTCCGCGGCGCACTTGGAGGCTGAGGACAATTCTGGATGGTTTGCAAAGCCACTTCCCCCCATGCGCACCTTCATCGCCGTCAATCTCCCCGCCGACATCAAACGCGGCATTGGGACAATACTCAGCCGTCTGCGGCCGATCGGCCCGCCAGCCAGTTGGGTGCAGCCCGACAACGCCCACATCACGCTTAAGT
Above is a genomic segment from Candidatus Zixiibacteriota bacterium containing:
- a CDS encoding ATP-binding protein translates to MGFTNPFRPGAGHMPPYLAGRREEQKEFKKLLNQNIILQNLILTGLRGVGKTCLLETFKPTAIQERWLWVGADLSESASVTERTMASRVLTDLSALTSSITIRHESSADIGFHSSTDQRPVTMNYEMLTQFYDRTPGLASDKLKAVLEFTWQCIKDQTRSGIIFAFDEAQNLADHAESNQYPLSTLLDVFQSIQKKEIPFMLALTGLPTLFPKLVEARTYSERMFRIVFLDKLQGKDILDAIQIPIQEANCPVRFNELSVKTIAELSGGYPYFIQFICREVYDVFIQQLDSGKDAKVPISEIERKLDSDFFAGRWARATDRQRDLLHVAAELENSAEEFTVAELVEKSNSMLKKPFGSSQVNQMLSHLCDLGLVYKNRRGRYSFAVPLLDRFISRQVRGALGG